A window of the Lactuca sativa cultivar Salinas chromosome 7, Lsat_Salinas_v11, whole genome shotgun sequence genome harbors these coding sequences:
- the LOC111914452 gene encoding ubiquitin carboxyl-terminal hydrolase 25 isoform X1: MAGFQLQMTWQTSLLLKKRKNGPPLGFKNLGNTCYLNAVLQCLTYTPPLANFCLRLQHSENCDFLAQQDKKSDCPFCLLEKRIVRSLSIDSTLDTPGKIIGGLKVFAEHFRLGRQEDAHEFLRYVIDACHTTCLRLKKLQQQRRKYVSNGGGDGFNGSTVVKEIFGGALQSQVKCLACGNESNKVDEIMDISVDVLNSSSLKEAFQKFFQPEILDGNNKYKCDSCKKLVAARKQMSIVQAPNILVIQLKRFEGIFGGKIDKAIAFEEVLVLSSFMCKTSQVQDPHPEYKLFATIVHSGFSPDSGHYYAYIKDAVGRWYCCNDSYVSVSSLQEVSSEKVYILFFSRIKQRPPTTKTLSTSTNGTTESHASKLPNPKSGQTVKSTEEYAVAAANNNNNHSQKIDSSTTTSLKVEKVVPKKLGISGAKKFPNMKIIVHNKENNGDHKTSPTDNNHNHNHINNKKKKIPLLEDNQNKHVHVENGNGNENVVKTNGTTTNGNNGNGVVKSSLLPDNKRKHQHEDLMKELKQSLMKEACSFLRSCDWVDEVQSFMHAKKLCARDAPLQLQHDELKKKLIGEAKATFIPRVPEALKTSLIKHIRAHVDP; this comes from the exons ATGGCTGGTTTCCAATTGCAAATGACTTGGCAAACGAGTTTGTTGTTGAAGAAACGAAAGAACGGTCCTCCATTAGGGTTCAAGAATCTCGGTAATACCTGCTACCTCAACGCCGTTCTCCAGTGCTTAACCTATACTCCTCCCCTCGCCAATTTCTGTCTCCGACTTCAACACTCCGAAAACT GCGACTTCCTGGCGCAGCAGGACAAGAAGAGTGATTGTCCGTTTTGTCTACTGGAGAAGAGAATTGTTCGATCTCTTAGCATCGACTCAACCCTAGATACACCTGGTAAGATCATTGGGGGATTGAAAGTCTTTGCAGAGCATTTTCGTTTAGGGAGGCAAGAGGATGCACATGAATTCCTTCGGTACGTCATTGATGCTTGTCATACTACATGTCTTCGTCTGAAGAAGTTGCAGCAGCAAAGACGCAAGTATGTAAGCAATGGAGGAGGTGATGGCTTTAATGGCAGTACAGTAGTTAAGGAGATTTTTGGAGGAGCTTTGCAGAGCCAGGTCAAGTGTCTTGCTTGTGGAAATGAGTCCAATAAGGTTGATGAGATAATGGATATTAGTGTCGATGTGTTGAATAGTAGCTCTCTCAAGGAAGCTTTTCAGAAATTTTTTCAACCAGAGATTCTGGATGGAAATAACAAATACAAGTGTGATAG CTGTAAAAAGCTGGTAGCAGCAAGAAAACAGATGTCTATTGTGCAAGCACCTAACATTCTTGTTATTCAACTCAAG AGGTTTGAGGGAATATTTGGTGGAAAGATAGACAAAGCAATTGCTTTTGAGGAAGTATTAGTTCTTTCAAGCTTCATGTGCAAAACAAGTCAG GTGCAGGATCCTCATCCAGAGTATAAACTTTTTGCCACTATTGTGCATTCCGGATTTTCACCAGATTCAGGACACTATTATGCTTACATCAAG GATGCAGTTGGGCGTTGGTATTGCTGCAATGATTCTTATGTTTCAGTTTCAAGCTTACAAGAAGTCTCCTCTGAAAAAGTTTATATCCTTTTCTTCTCTCGTATCAAACAAAGACCACCCACCACCAAAACTCTATCCACATCCACCAATGGAACTACTGAATCTCATGCCTCAAAACTTCCCAATCCCAAATCTGGTCAAACTGTCAAGTCAACAGAAGAATATGCTGTTGCTGctgctaataataataataatcattctCAAAAGATTGATTCTTCAACAACAACATCATTAAAGGTGGAGAAAGTGGTCCCAAAGAAGTTGGGTATTTCTGGAGCCAAAAAGTTTCCTAATATGAAAATCATTGTTCATAATAAAGAAAACAATGGTGATCACAAAACAAGTCCAACTGataataatcataatcataatcatattaataataagaagaagaaaATTCCCTTGTTGGAGGACAACCAAAATAAGCATGTACATGTGGAGAATGGGAATGGGAATGAAAATGTTGTTAAGACCAATGGTACAACAACAAATGGTAATAATGGTAATGGTGTTGTTAAAAGCTCGTTGTTACCTGATAATAAGAGGAAACATCAACATGAAGACCTTATGAAAGAGCTAAAacaaag CCTTATGAAAGAAGCTTGTTCGTTTCTAAGAAGTTGTGATTGGGTGGATGAGGTTCAAAGTTTCATGCATGCAAAGAAGCTGTGTGCTCGAGATGCACCACTACAACTACAACATGATGAACTTAA GAAGAAACTGATAGGTGAGGCGAAGgctacttttatcccaagagttCCAGAGGCGTTGAAAACAAGTCTGATCAAGCACATTAGAGCTCATGTGGATCCATGA
- the LOC111914452 gene encoding ubiquitin carboxyl-terminal hydrolase 25 isoform X2 — translation MAGFQLQMTWQTSLLLKKRKNGPPLGFKNLGNTCYLNAVLQCLTYTPPLANFCLRLQHSENCDFLAQQDKKSDCPFCLLEKRIVRSLSIDSTLDTPGKIIGGLKVFAEHFRLGRQEDAHEFLRYVIDACHTTCLRLKKLQQQRRKYVSNGGGDGFNGSTVVKEIFGGALQSQVKCLACGNESNKVDEIMDISVDVLNSSSLKEAFQKFFQPEILDGNNKYKCDSCKKLVAARKQMSIVQAPNILVIQLKRFEGIFGGKIDKAIAFEEVLVLSSFMCKTSQDPHPEYKLFATIVHSGFSPDSGHYYAYIKDAVGRWYCCNDSYVSVSSLQEVSSEKVYILFFSRIKQRPPTTKTLSTSTNGTTESHASKLPNPKSGQTVKSTEEYAVAAANNNNNHSQKIDSSTTTSLKVEKVVPKKLGISGAKKFPNMKIIVHNKENNGDHKTSPTDNNHNHNHINNKKKKIPLLEDNQNKHVHVENGNGNENVVKTNGTTTNGNNGNGVVKSSLLPDNKRKHQHEDLMKELKQSLMKEACSFLRSCDWVDEVQSFMHAKKLCARDAPLQLQHDELKKKLIGEAKATFIPRVPEALKTSLIKHIRAHVDP, via the exons ATGGCTGGTTTCCAATTGCAAATGACTTGGCAAACGAGTTTGTTGTTGAAGAAACGAAAGAACGGTCCTCCATTAGGGTTCAAGAATCTCGGTAATACCTGCTACCTCAACGCCGTTCTCCAGTGCTTAACCTATACTCCTCCCCTCGCCAATTTCTGTCTCCGACTTCAACACTCCGAAAACT GCGACTTCCTGGCGCAGCAGGACAAGAAGAGTGATTGTCCGTTTTGTCTACTGGAGAAGAGAATTGTTCGATCTCTTAGCATCGACTCAACCCTAGATACACCTGGTAAGATCATTGGGGGATTGAAAGTCTTTGCAGAGCATTTTCGTTTAGGGAGGCAAGAGGATGCACATGAATTCCTTCGGTACGTCATTGATGCTTGTCATACTACATGTCTTCGTCTGAAGAAGTTGCAGCAGCAAAGACGCAAGTATGTAAGCAATGGAGGAGGTGATGGCTTTAATGGCAGTACAGTAGTTAAGGAGATTTTTGGAGGAGCTTTGCAGAGCCAGGTCAAGTGTCTTGCTTGTGGAAATGAGTCCAATAAGGTTGATGAGATAATGGATATTAGTGTCGATGTGTTGAATAGTAGCTCTCTCAAGGAAGCTTTTCAGAAATTTTTTCAACCAGAGATTCTGGATGGAAATAACAAATACAAGTGTGATAG CTGTAAAAAGCTGGTAGCAGCAAGAAAACAGATGTCTATTGTGCAAGCACCTAACATTCTTGTTATTCAACTCAAG AGGTTTGAGGGAATATTTGGTGGAAAGATAGACAAAGCAATTGCTTTTGAGGAAGTATTAGTTCTTTCAAGCTTCATGTGCAAAACAAGTCAG GATCCTCATCCAGAGTATAAACTTTTTGCCACTATTGTGCATTCCGGATTTTCACCAGATTCAGGACACTATTATGCTTACATCAAG GATGCAGTTGGGCGTTGGTATTGCTGCAATGATTCTTATGTTTCAGTTTCAAGCTTACAAGAAGTCTCCTCTGAAAAAGTTTATATCCTTTTCTTCTCTCGTATCAAACAAAGACCACCCACCACCAAAACTCTATCCACATCCACCAATGGAACTACTGAATCTCATGCCTCAAAACTTCCCAATCCCAAATCTGGTCAAACTGTCAAGTCAACAGAAGAATATGCTGTTGCTGctgctaataataataataatcattctCAAAAGATTGATTCTTCAACAACAACATCATTAAAGGTGGAGAAAGTGGTCCCAAAGAAGTTGGGTATTTCTGGAGCCAAAAAGTTTCCTAATATGAAAATCATTGTTCATAATAAAGAAAACAATGGTGATCACAAAACAAGTCCAACTGataataatcataatcataatcatattaataataagaagaagaaaATTCCCTTGTTGGAGGACAACCAAAATAAGCATGTACATGTGGAGAATGGGAATGGGAATGAAAATGTTGTTAAGACCAATGGTACAACAACAAATGGTAATAATGGTAATGGTGTTGTTAAAAGCTCGTTGTTACCTGATAATAAGAGGAAACATCAACATGAAGACCTTATGAAAGAGCTAAAacaaag CCTTATGAAAGAAGCTTGTTCGTTTCTAAGAAGTTGTGATTGGGTGGATGAGGTTCAAAGTTTCATGCATGCAAAGAAGCTGTGTGCTCGAGATGCACCACTACAACTACAACATGATGAACTTAA GAAGAAACTGATAGGTGAGGCGAAGgctacttttatcccaagagttCCAGAGGCGTTGAAAACAAGTCTGATCAAGCACATTAGAGCTCATGTGGATCCATGA